Part of the Cherax quadricarinatus isolate ZL_2023a chromosome 4, ASM3850222v1, whole genome shotgun sequence genome, tatatatatatatgcaataagatcacagtaaacaggtgatttcagaatatgcaaaaccttgataatgtgagtagtcatgaaagcgcttggaatttctctattctttcagagtggttgcttttcatatatatatatatatatatatatatatatatatatatatatatatatatatatatatatatatatatatatatatatatatatatatatatatatatatatatatatatatatatatatattggggaaatatataaatgtatataatcaAATACTGGTGACTTAGAGGAAAACTGTCTTTGTATAATTCTGTGATCCTGCTGAACAGTAAAAAATCATTGAGCAAGAAGGATCTATTGTAATTATGaattatcatctctctctctctctctctctctctctctctctctctctctctttctctttcatcaacagcctgattgatcagaggATTCTGCTCCACAAGAGAGTACCTGAAAGTAGTCTGGAAAACTGCCTATGATAGTTctctatacactgagagatgtgtatgtctctcattgtatatacactgagagacatgtgtctcaggtgtgtatgtatgctgagagttTGCTTTGCTTCGTAATTTAAAGATGATTGTATTCTTTTCTGATAGCATCCAGTCTGATCAAAGATCAGTGCCAACGACCTCAAGTAGTCGAAGAGAAAGATGGCTAATCAGGGGCCAGGCTGAGATCAgagaacggaggatcgagcctccgccACTAGCTGCGCTGGATGATCAatacaatacacaaacacacacacacacacacacacacacacacacacacacacacacacacacacacacacacacacacacacacacacacacacacacacacactgtgaacgCTACTGCGTGTTAGAAGGCATTATCAAGCAGTTAGCTATCAACCTCACCGTATGGGTGTCTGAGTCGGTGCTTTACAAGGAGTCAAATGAGTTTCTGTGGCCCTCAAGCTATTAAAATATAGCTATCATGACACGGATTTTCTCTTCATTGCAATGTTCTAAGCACAGTCAAGGAAGAGCCATCAACACTCGTTGAAACCTTTCTTCGCTGAACGATGAACAAAGCTTTTTTTGTTTACAGCAGTTTGTCTAGCAGGACTAACAGGACCAAGAAGCACTCATTCCTAAAATACCCTGTCGACCATGACACGAAGCTTCTGGTCACGGCGATTTGTCTGGCAGGGTCTAGAAATACTCGTTCCTACAATACCCCTGTCAGTTATTACACTTAGTTTCTGTTCACGGCAGCTTAAGTCAATGAACACGGGAACAATCACCCGAGGTAATTCTTTTCCATTCGTCGGAGATTGATCTGGAGTATCCGGAGTCCCGATGGGTAATGTGCTCACCCTGTTGTCACCTAGACTCTCTTATTACCTGGAGATCGATCTGAAGGAGTATCTGGCGGTTGTGCAGCGCAATTCTAAGGTtgaccagatgtgtgtgtgtgtggagtttgTCTTGTAGATCAGTCATAAGGAACGTAAGCATAGCTCATTCGTTTCTCCTGGCTAGGTCAAGCGGTAAGACGTTCCAATTATGCTCaatacccacaaacacacacacacacgtacacggtTAAGTAcaaaactttattatttttttcacgcACTCTTGCAATATGCTTATCTCTATCTTGAACTTGGACTGAACAGAGAAATACTTCGATTAAGATATCCCGGAGTATGAGATGAATTTAATGAATTACAATCAGATACTCAGAGGATTACAGCGCCTGTCTATTTATGTAGAAAGTGACGTGCGAGATTCATAATGTGGGGAATAGGGTGGTTGGGGACATGGCCTCAGTGTTGGGGAGGAGAGGAGACACTAAGAGCAAGGCTTCAGGGTACAATAGCCACACCACACCACTAACAATCCCCAATAAACTGGTCTGCATCCCCCACACACTGCTTCACATCCCCAACAAATGGGTTCACACCCCCACACGGgttcacacactcctacacacaggtTCACACATGATTAAAAACACGTCAACAACATCACTAGTTACCAGGGTCTCTCacagtgtttatactgtgatcACTATCCAGGGCTGCTGCAGGGCTCCCTTACCAGGAGTATGTAAGGGCTTTCTATCCAGTACTCAAGGGTTCTCTATCTTGTACTCCATGACTACCTATTCAATACTCCTGGGATTCCTTTCCAGTAGTCAAGAGCTCTTTCTCCAGTACTCCAGGGCTCCCTATCCAACAGTACATCCAGGAGTGCTCCAGGGCTCCTTATCCAGGAGTACTCCAGGGCTAGCTCTATCCAGCACCCCAGTACTCCCTATCCAGGAGTACTCGAGGGCTCCCTATTTAGAGCTGTTCTGGGGATCCCTGAAGGATGGTGTGGGTTGGAAGTAGCACCGAACCAGGGGCTTTACGTCACACCCGTAGGGACCACATCCAGGGGCAGGGGCGGTGGGCGTGCGAGAACGGGCGTGGGCTTGATGGGTCGTGGGGCCAGTGGTTGCGGCAGCGGCAGTGGCGGCGGCGGCAAGTAGGTGAGTGTATGCAGGAAGGGCGGGGTGGTTCCCCACGCCGCAGGGTAGATAATGGGCGGAGGGTAGATGATCGGGGGCGGCAGGCGGGCGAGACAGGGTGGCGGGAGGAGGTGTAGGGGCGGCTGAACCGGCTGTAACCTAGGCTGGAGTGCGAGGTGGTCCTCCACGGAGGGCTGGTGGGAGGTTATACTCGCCAGGCCGGCCTCCATAGCATCCTTCTCATCCCTGGGTATCTTGAACCTCTTCCTGCGGCGCAAGAAGCTACCGTTCTCAAACATGTTCATGGCGGACGGGTGTAGGGTCCAGTAGGCGCCCTTGCCGGGTCTATCAGGGCGACGAGGGATCTTGATAAAGCAGTCGTTGAAGGAGAGGTTGTGACGCAGAGAGTTCTGCCAGCGTTGAGTGTTCTTGCGGTAGTAGGGGAAGTTGTCCATAATAAACTTGTAGATCTCCGCCAGTGTACACATCTTCTCCGGGCTGTTCCAGATGGCCATGGCGGTGAGGGAGATGTACGAGTACGGCGGCTTCTGATCACCGTAACTCTCCCTGGTGGGGCGTGGCATGGTGGGCACCCCGGGGGAGCGGTGCCCCCTGACCCCTTTGAAAGGCCTAAACCCGCCCACTTGTTTGCCGCGGGCGTGGGCGTGTGCTAATACCTTTGTAGCGTCGGGCgcactgagtgttgttgatgttgcagaTGACCGGCTGCGCGGGTCACGTGACCGGGAGGTAGTTGCTGAGTGGTTGCCGCGCGGGTCACGTGACCGGGTGTAGGCTGTTGATTGGGTGGCGTCGGAGTCACGTGACCGGGAGGGAGTCGTTGAATGGCTGGCGTGGCAGGAGGGGCGGGGCGTAGCTGCTATCTGCATGATGCCCGCCCCTGCATGGCGGGGAGGgagtgtgggcgtgggcgtgggcgtgacGGGGGCGGGGGCGGCTCCTCGGGCAACGGGGCGGCCACAAGTGGCGGACATTTGCATAGTAATGAGCTGCTCTGAGCCAACCCCTTCCATGAggcttccctccacccctcccgcctcaccccccacccctcccaccccaccatcaacaaccacctaccacccctcccacatcacCGACAACCCCTCCCACTTCACCCTTAACCCCTCCTACCTAACCCTCCATCCATCCAACCTTACCCTCCAGCCCTCCCACTTCACCCATTACCACTTCCTCATCACCCTCCAATCCACCCCTCACCCTCTACCCCTCCCACAtaaccctccacccctcccatcTCACCCTCTAACCctcccacctcaccctccaccctcttattaacccctcctaccctccctccacccctcctaccatccctccgcccctccaaccctccctccacccctcctaccttccctcaacctctcctaccatccctccacccctcctaccctccctccactcctcctaccctccctccacccctcctaccctccctccacccctcctaccatccctccactcctcctaccatccctccacccctcctaccctctccaccccacctaccttccctccacccctcctaccatccctccaccccacctaccttccctccacccctcctaccatccctccatccctcctaccctccctccactcctcctaccctccctccacccctcctaccctccctccacccctcctaccatccctccacccctcctaccctctccaccccacctaccttccctccacccctcctaccatccctccaccccacctacattccctccacccctcctaccatccctccaccccacctaccttccctccacccctcctaccatccctccaccccacctaccttccctccacccctcctaccctccctccacccctcctaccctccctccacccctcctatCCTCATTCCATCCCACCTACAATCCCTCCaccccacctacccaccctccaccccctcctaccctccctccacccctcctaccctaactccaccccacctaccctccctccacccctcctatCCTCGCTCcgccccacctaccctccctccacccctcctaccctccctccaccccacctaccctccctccctccacccctcctatCCTCACTCCACCCCACCTAcaatccctccctccaccccacctaccctccctccctccaccccttctatcCTCACTCCACCCCACCTAcaatccctccacccctcctaccctccctccactcctcctATCCTCACTCCACCCGTCTTatcctccctccaccccttctatcCTCACTccacccctcctaccctccctccaccccacctaccttccctccacccctcctatCCTCCCACCACTCCTCCTATCCTCACTCCACCCCTTCTACCATCCCTCCAcctttcctaccctccctccacccctccttccctccactccacccctccttccctccactccacccctccttccctccactccacccctcctaccctccctccacccctcctaccctctctccaaccctcctACCTCTACTTCCACCCTtcctaccctccacccacccctccacccctccctccacgtCTTTTACTCCCTCCAGCTCCGCTCCAATAGGACTGTATTGCTCTTAATTGCATGATCCTCCACACTGTTGGTACATACATTCTGCAGCCCACTCTAGTAGCTCTCATACCAGTATCTCCCACCAGTATCTCTCACACCAGTATCTCTCACAGTAGTATCTCCCACCAGTATCTCTCACACCAGTATCTCTCACACCAGTATCTCTCACAGTAGTATCTCCCACCAGTATCTCTCACACCAGTATCTCTCACAGTAGTATCTCTCACAGTAGTATCTCCCACCAGTATCTCTCACACCAGTATCTCTCACAGTAGTATCTCTCACAGTAGTATCTCCCACCAGTATCTCTCACACCAGTATCTCTCACAGTAGTATCTCTCACAGTAGTATCTCTCACAGTAGTATCTCTCACATCAGTTTCTCTCAGAGCATTATCTCTCACAGCAGTATCTCTCACAGCAGTATCTCTCACGGTAGTATCTCTCACCCCAGTATCTCTCACACCAGTATCTTTCACAGTAGTATCTCTCACACCAGTATTTCTCACACCAGTATCTCTCAGATCATTATCTCCCACAGTAGTATCTCTCACAATAGTATCTCTCACATCAGTATCTCTCAGAGTATTATCTCTCACAGTAGCATTTTTCACAGTAGTATCTCTCACACCAGTATTTCTCACACCAGTATCTCTCAGAGCATTATCTCCCACAGTAGTATCTCTCACACCAGCATCTCTCACATCAGTATCTCTCGCCTCAGCATCTCTCACAGTAGTATCTCTCATAGTAGTATCTCTCACAGCAGTACCTCTCACAgtagtatctctcacactggcatcTCTCACACCAGTATCTCTCACAATAGTATCTCTCACACCAGTATCTCTCACAGTAGTATCTCTCAGAGCAATATCTCCTACCAGTATCTCTCACACTAGTATTTCTCACACCAATATCTCTCACATCAGTATCTCTCACAGTAGTATCTCATACTAGTATCTCTCAAACCAGTATATCTCTCAAACCAGTATATCTCACAATAGTATCTCTCACACAAGTATCTCTCATAGCAGTTTCTCTCACCGCAGTATCTCCCACCAATATCTCTCACACTAGTATCTCTCACAGCAGTATCTCTCACAGCAGTATCTCTCACAGCAGTATCTCTCACAGCAGTGTCTTTCACACTAGTATCTTTCACACCAGTATCTCTCACATTAGTATCTCTCACACCAGTATCTCTCACATTAGTATCTCTCCAACCAGTATCTCTCACACTAGTATCTCTCACACCAGTATCTCTCACATCAGTATCTCTCACACTAGTATCTATTACACCAGTATCTATCATAATAGTATCTCTTAGAGCAGTATCTTTCCCTCCAGTATCTCTCTCAGCAGTATCTCTCACAGTATATTTCACAGCAATAT contains:
- the LOC128684293 gene encoding fork head domain-containing protein FD4-like, which encodes MPRPTRESYGDQKPPYSYISLTAMAIWNSPEKMCTLAEIYKFIMDNFPYYRKNTQRWQNSLRHNLSFNDCFIKIPRRPDRPGKGAYWTLHPSAMNMFENGSFLRRRKRFKIPRDEKDAMEAGLASITSHQPSVEDHLALQPRLQPVQPPLHLLPPPCLARLPPPIIYPPPIIYPAAWGTTPPFLHTLTYLPPPPLPLPQPLAPRPIKPTPVLARPPPLPLDVVPTGVT